One Nomascus leucogenys isolate Asia chromosome 22a, Asia_NLE_v1, whole genome shotgun sequence DNA segment encodes these proteins:
- the BAG6 gene encoding large proline-rich protein BAG6 isoform X1, whose protein sequence is MEPNDSTSTAVEEPDSLEVLVKTLDSQTRTFIVGAQMNVKEFKEHIAASVSIPSEKQRLIYQGRVLQDDKKLQEYNVGGKVIHLVERAPPQTQLPSGASSGTGSASATHGGGPPPGTRGPGASVHDRNANSYVMVGTFNLPSDGSAVDVHINMEQAPIQSEPRVRLVMAQHMIRDIQTLLSRMECRGGPQPQHSQPPPQPPAVTSEPVALSSQTSEPVESEAPPREPMEAEEVEERAPAQNPELTPGPAPAGPTPAPETNAPNHPSPAEYVEVLQELQRLESRLQPFLQRYYEVLGAAATTDYNNNHEGREEDQRLINLVGESLRLLGNTFVALSDLRCNLACAPPRHLHVVRPMSHYTTPMVLQQAAIPIQINVGTTVTMTGNGARPPPTPNAEAPPPGPGQASSVAPSSTNVESSAEGAPPPGPAPPPATSHPRVIRISHQSVEPVVMMHMNIQDSGTQPGGVPSAPTGPLGPPGHGQTVGSTLIQLPSLPPEFMHAVAHQITHQAMVAAVASAAAGQQVPGFPTAPTRVVIARPTPPQARPSHPGGPPVSGTLQGAGLGTNASLAQMVSGLVGQLLMQPVLVAQGTPGMAPPPAPATASASAGTTNTATTAGPAPGGPAQPPPAPQPSTADLQFSQLLGNLLGPAGPGAGGPGVASPTITVAMPGVPAFLQGMTDFLQATQTAPPPPPPPPPPPPAPEQQTMPPPGSPSGGAGSPGGLGLESLSPEFFTSVVQGVLSSLLGSLGARAGSSESIAAFIQRLSGSSNIFEPGADGALGFFGALLSLLCQNFSMVDVVMLLHGHFQPLQRLQPQLRSFFHQHYLGGQEPTPSNIRMATHTLITGLEEYVRESFSLVQVQPGVDIIRTNLEFLQEQFNSIAAHVLHCTDSGFGARLLELCNQGLFECLALNLHCLGGQQMELAAVINGRIRRMSRGVNPSLVSWLTTMMGLRLQVVLEHMPVGPDAILRYVRRVGDPPQPLPEEPMEVQGAERASPEPQRENASPAPGTTAEEAMSRGPPPAPEGGSRDEQDGASAETEPWAAAVPPEWVPIIQQDIQSQRKVKPQPPLSDAYLSGMPAKRRKTMQGEGPQLLLSEAVSRAAKAAGARPLTSPESLSRDLEAPEVQESYRQQLRSDIQKRLQEDPNYSPQRFPNAQRAFAEDP, encoded by the exons ATGGAGCCTAATGATAGTACCAGTACCGCTGTGGAGGAGCCTGACAGCTTGGAGGTGTTGGTGAAGACCCTGGACTCTCAAACTCGGACCTTTATTGTGGGGGCCCAG ATGAATGTAAAAGAGTTTAAGGAGCACATTGCTGCCTCTGTCAGCATCCCATCTGAAAAACAACGGCTCATTTACCAGGGACGAGTTCTGCAAGATGATAAGAAGCTTCAGGAATACA ATGTCGGGGGAAAGGTTATCCACCTGGTGGAACGGGCTCCTCCTCAGACTCAGCTCCCTTCTGGGGCGTCTTCTGGGACGGGGTCTGCCTCAGCCACTCATGGTGGGGGACCCCCGCCTGGTACTCGGGGGCCTGGGGCCTCTGTTCATGACCGGAATGCCAACAGCTATGTCATGGTTGGAACCTTCAATCTTCCT AGTGACGGCTCTGCTGTGGATGTTCACATCAACATGGAACAGGCCCCGATTCAG AGTGAGCCCCGGGTACGGCTGGTGATGGCTCAGCACATGATCAGGGATATACAGACCTTACTATCCCGGATGGAG TGTCGAGGAGGGCCCCAACCGCAGCACAGTCAGCCGCCCCCGCAGCCACCGGCCGTGACCTCGGAGCCAGTAGCCTTGAGCTCTCAAACATCAGAACCAGTTGAAAGTGAAGCACCTCCCCGGGAGCCCATGGAGGCAGAAGAAGTGGAGGAGCGTGCCCCAGCCCAGAACCCGGAGCTCACTCCTGGCCCAGCCCCAGCGGGCCCAACACCTGCCCCGGAAACAAACGCACCCAA CCATCCTTCACCTGCGGAGTATGTTGAGGTGCTCCAGGAGCTACAGCGGCTGGAGAGTCGCCTCCAGCCCTTCTTGCAGCGCTACTACGAGGTTCTGGGTGCTGCTGCCACCACGGACTACAATAACAAT CACGAGGGCCGGGAGGAGGATCAGCGGTTGATCAACTTGGTAGGGGAGAGCCTGCGACTGCTGGGCAACACCTTTGTTGCACTGTCTGACCTGCGCTGCAATCTGGCCTGCGCGCCCCCACGACACCTGCATGTGGTCCGGCCTATGTCTCACTACACCACCCCCATGGTGCTCCAGCAGGCAGCCATTCCCATACAG ATCAATGTGGGAACCACTGTGACCATGACGGGAAATGGGGCTCGGCCCCCGCCAACTCCCAATGCGGAGGCACCTCCCCCTGGTCCTGGGCAGGCCTCATCCGTGGCTCCGTCTTCTACCAATGTCGAGTCCTCAGCTGAGGGGGCTCCCCCGCCAGGTCCAGCTCCCCCACCAGCCACCAGCCACCCGAGGGTCATCCGGATTTCCCACCAGAGTGTGGAACCCGTGGTCATGATGCACATGAACATTCAAG ATTCTGGCACACAGCCTGGTGGTGTTCCGAGTGCTCCCACTGGCCCCCTGGGACCCCCTGGTCATGGCCAAACCGTGG GCTCCACCCTCATCCAgctgccctccctgccccctgaGTTCATGCACGCCGTCGCCCACCAGATCACTCATCAGGCCATGGTGGCAGCTGTTGCCTCCGCGGCCGCAG GACAGCAGGTGCCAGGCTTCCCAACAGCTCCAACCCGGGTGGTCATTGCCCGGCCCACTCCTCCACAGGCTCGGCCTTCCCATCCTGGAGGGCCCCCAGTCTCTGGGACACTG CAGGGCGCCGGTCTGGGTACCAATGCCTCGTTGGCCCAGATGGTGAGCGGCCTTGTGGGGCAGCTTCTTATGCAGCCAGTCCTTGTGG CTCAGGGGACCCCAGGTATGGCTCCACCGCCAGCCCCGGCCACTGCTTCTGCCAGTGCTGGCACCACCAACACAGCTACCACAGCTGGCCCCGCTCCTGGGGGGCCTGCCCAGCCTCCACCCGCCCCTCAACCCTCCACGGCTGATCTTCAATTCTCTCAGCTTCTGGGGAACCTGCTAGGGCCTGCAGGGCCGGGGGCTGGAGGGCCTGGTGTGGCTTCTCCCACCATCACTGTGGCGATGCCTGGTGTCCCTGCCTTTCTCCAGGGCATGACTGACTTCTTGCAG GCAACACAGACAgcccctccaccacccccacctcctccacccccaccacctgcCCCAGAGCAGCAGACCATGCCCCCACCAGGCTCCCCTTCTGGTGGCGCAGGGAGTCCTGGAGGCCTGGGTCTTGAGAGCCTGTCACCTGAGTTTTTTACTTCAGTGGTGCAGGGTGTGCTGAGCTCCCTGCTGGGCTCCTTGGGGGCTCGGGCTGGCAGCAGTGAAAGTATTGCTGCCTTCATACAACGCCTCAGTGGATCCAGCAACATCTTTGAGCCTGGAGCTGATGGGGCCCTTG GATTCTTTGGGGCCCTGCTCTCTCTTCTGTGCCAGAACTTCTCTATGGTGGACGTAGTGATGCTTCTCCATGGGCACTTCCAGCCACTACAACGGCTCCAGCCCCAGCTGCGATCCTTCTTCCACCAGCACTACCTGGGTGGTCAGGAACCCACACCCAGTAACATCCGG ATGGCAACCCACACACTGATCACGGGGCTAGAAGAGTATGTGCGGGAGAGTTTT TCCTTGGTGCAGGTTCAGCCAGGTGTGGACATCATCCGGACAAACCTGGAATTTCTCCAAGAGCAGTTTAATAGCATTGCTGCTCATGTGCTGCATTGCACAG ATAGTGGATTTGGGGCCCGGTTGCTGGAGTTGTGTAACCAAGGCCTGTTTGAATGCCTGGCCCTGAACCTGCACTGCTTGGGGGGACAGCAGATGGAGCTTGCTGCTGTTATCAATGGCCGAATT CGTCGTATGTCTCGTGGAGTGAATCCCTCCTTGGTGAGCTGGCTGACCACTATGATGGGACTGAGGCTTCAGGTGGTACTGgagcacatgcctgtaggcccCGATGCCATTCTCAGATACGTTCGCAGGGTTGGTGATCCCCCCCAG CCACTTCCTGAGGAGCCAATGGAAGTTCAGGGAGCAGAAAGAGCTTCCCCTGAGCCTCAG CGGGAGAAtgcttccccagcccctggaacAACAGCAGAAGAGGCCATGTCCCGAGGTCCACCTCCTGCTCCTGAGGGGGGCTCCCGGGATGAACAGGATGGAGCTTCAGCTGAGACAGAACCTTGGGCAGCTGCAGTCCCCCCA GAATGGGTCCCTATTATCCAGCAGGACATTCAGAGCCAGCGGAAGGTGAAACCACAGCCCCCCCTGAGTGATGCCTACCTCAGTGGTATGCCTGCCAAGAGACGCAAG ACGATGCAGGGTGAGGGCCCCCAGCTGCTTCTCTCAGAGGCTGTGAGCCGGGCAGCTAAGGCGGCCGGAGCTCGGCCCCTGACGAGCCCCGAGAGCCTGAGCCGGGACCTGGAGGCACCAGAGGTTCAGGAGAGCTACAGGCAGCAG CTCCGGTCTGATATACAAAAACGACTGCAGGAAGACCCCAACTACAGTCCCCAGCGCTTCCCCAATGCCCAGCGGGCCTTTGCTGAAGATCCTTAG
- the BAG6 gene encoding large proline-rich protein BAG6 isoform X9, with the protein MEPNDSTSTAVEEPDSLEVLVKTLDSQTRTFIVGAQMNVKEFKEHIAASVSIPSEKQRLIYQGRVLQDDKKLQEYNVGGKVIHLVERAPPQTQLPSGASSGTGSASATHGGGPPPGTRGPGASVHDRNANSYVMVGTFNLPSDGSAVDVHINMEQAPIQSEPRVRLVMAQHMIRDIQTLLSRMECRGGPQPQHSQPPPQPPAVTSEPVALSSQTSEPVESEAPPREPMEAEEVEERAPAQNPELTPGPAPAGPTPAPETNAPNHPSPAEYVEVLQELQRLESRLQPFLQRYYEVLGAAATTDYNNNHEGREEDQRLINLVGESLRLLGNTFVALSDLRCNLACAPPRHLHVVRPMSHYTTPMVLQQAAIPIQINVGTTVTMTGNGARPPPTPNAEAPPPGPGQASSVAPSSTNVESSAEGAPPPGPAPPPATSHPRVIRISHQSVEPVVMMHMNIQDSGTQPGGVPSAPTGPLGPPGHGQTVGQQVPGFPTAPTRVVIARPTPPQARPSHPGGPPVSGTLGAGLGTNASLAQMVSGLVGQLLMQPVLVAQGTPGMAPPPAPATASASAGTTNTATTAGPAPGGPAQPPPAPQPSTADLQFSQLLGNLLGPAGPGAGGPGVASPTITVAMPGVPAFLQGMTDFLQATQTAPPPPPPPPPPPPAPEQQTMPPPGSPSGGAGSPGGLGLESLSPEFFTSVVQGVLSSLLGSLGARAGSSESIAAFIQRLSGSSNIFEPGADGALGFFGALLSLLCQNFSMVDVVMLLHGHFQPLQRLQPQLRSFFHQHYLGGQEPTPSNIRMATHTLITGLEEYVRESFSLVQVQPGVDIIRTNLEFLQEQFNSIAAHVLHCTDSGFGARLLELCNQGLFECLALNLHCLGGQQMELAAVINGRIRRMSRGVNPSLVSWLTTMMGLRLQVVLEHMPVGPDAILRYVRRVGDPPQPLPEEPMEVQGAERASPEPQRENASPAPGTTAEEAMSRGPPPAPEGGSRDEQDGASAETEPWAAAVPPEWVPIIQQDIQSQRKVKPQPPLSDAYLSGMPAKRRKLRSDIQKRLQEDPNYSPQRFPNAQRAFAEDP; encoded by the exons ATGGAGCCTAATGATAGTACCAGTACCGCTGTGGAGGAGCCTGACAGCTTGGAGGTGTTGGTGAAGACCCTGGACTCTCAAACTCGGACCTTTATTGTGGGGGCCCAG ATGAATGTAAAAGAGTTTAAGGAGCACATTGCTGCCTCTGTCAGCATCCCATCTGAAAAACAACGGCTCATTTACCAGGGACGAGTTCTGCAAGATGATAAGAAGCTTCAGGAATACA ATGTCGGGGGAAAGGTTATCCACCTGGTGGAACGGGCTCCTCCTCAGACTCAGCTCCCTTCTGGGGCGTCTTCTGGGACGGGGTCTGCCTCAGCCACTCATGGTGGGGGACCCCCGCCTGGTACTCGGGGGCCTGGGGCCTCTGTTCATGACCGGAATGCCAACAGCTATGTCATGGTTGGAACCTTCAATCTTCCT AGTGACGGCTCTGCTGTGGATGTTCACATCAACATGGAACAGGCCCCGATTCAG AGTGAGCCCCGGGTACGGCTGGTGATGGCTCAGCACATGATCAGGGATATACAGACCTTACTATCCCGGATGGAG TGTCGAGGAGGGCCCCAACCGCAGCACAGTCAGCCGCCCCCGCAGCCACCGGCCGTGACCTCGGAGCCAGTAGCCTTGAGCTCTCAAACATCAGAACCAGTTGAAAGTGAAGCACCTCCCCGGGAGCCCATGGAGGCAGAAGAAGTGGAGGAGCGTGCCCCAGCCCAGAACCCGGAGCTCACTCCTGGCCCAGCCCCAGCGGGCCCAACACCTGCCCCGGAAACAAACGCACCCAA CCATCCTTCACCTGCGGAGTATGTTGAGGTGCTCCAGGAGCTACAGCGGCTGGAGAGTCGCCTCCAGCCCTTCTTGCAGCGCTACTACGAGGTTCTGGGTGCTGCTGCCACCACGGACTACAATAACAAT CACGAGGGCCGGGAGGAGGATCAGCGGTTGATCAACTTGGTAGGGGAGAGCCTGCGACTGCTGGGCAACACCTTTGTTGCACTGTCTGACCTGCGCTGCAATCTGGCCTGCGCGCCCCCACGACACCTGCATGTGGTCCGGCCTATGTCTCACTACACCACCCCCATGGTGCTCCAGCAGGCAGCCATTCCCATACAG ATCAATGTGGGAACCACTGTGACCATGACGGGAAATGGGGCTCGGCCCCCGCCAACTCCCAATGCGGAGGCACCTCCCCCTGGTCCTGGGCAGGCCTCATCCGTGGCTCCGTCTTCTACCAATGTCGAGTCCTCAGCTGAGGGGGCTCCCCCGCCAGGTCCAGCTCCCCCACCAGCCACCAGCCACCCGAGGGTCATCCGGATTTCCCACCAGAGTGTGGAACCCGTGGTCATGATGCACATGAACATTCAAG ATTCTGGCACACAGCCTGGTGGTGTTCCGAGTGCTCCCACTGGCCCCCTGGGACCCCCTGGTCATGGCCAAACCGTGG GACAGCAGGTGCCAGGCTTCCCAACAGCTCCAACCCGGGTGGTCATTGCCCGGCCCACTCCTCCACAGGCTCGGCCTTCCCATCCTGGAGGGCCCCCAGTCTCTGGGACACTG GGCGCCGGTCTGGGTACCAATGCCTCGTTGGCCCAGATGGTGAGCGGCCTTGTGGGGCAGCTTCTTATGCAGCCAGTCCTTGTGG CTCAGGGGACCCCAGGTATGGCTCCACCGCCAGCCCCGGCCACTGCTTCTGCCAGTGCTGGCACCACCAACACAGCTACCACAGCTGGCCCCGCTCCTGGGGGGCCTGCCCAGCCTCCACCCGCCCCTCAACCCTCCACGGCTGATCTTCAATTCTCTCAGCTTCTGGGGAACCTGCTAGGGCCTGCAGGGCCGGGGGCTGGAGGGCCTGGTGTGGCTTCTCCCACCATCACTGTGGCGATGCCTGGTGTCCCTGCCTTTCTCCAGGGCATGACTGACTTCTTGCAG GCAACACAGACAgcccctccaccacccccacctcctccacccccaccacctgcCCCAGAGCAGCAGACCATGCCCCCACCAGGCTCCCCTTCTGGTGGCGCAGGGAGTCCTGGAGGCCTGGGTCTTGAGAGCCTGTCACCTGAGTTTTTTACTTCAGTGGTGCAGGGTGTGCTGAGCTCCCTGCTGGGCTCCTTGGGGGCTCGGGCTGGCAGCAGTGAAAGTATTGCTGCCTTCATACAACGCCTCAGTGGATCCAGCAACATCTTTGAGCCTGGAGCTGATGGGGCCCTTG GATTCTTTGGGGCCCTGCTCTCTCTTCTGTGCCAGAACTTCTCTATGGTGGACGTAGTGATGCTTCTCCATGGGCACTTCCAGCCACTACAACGGCTCCAGCCCCAGCTGCGATCCTTCTTCCACCAGCACTACCTGGGTGGTCAGGAACCCACACCCAGTAACATCCGG ATGGCAACCCACACACTGATCACGGGGCTAGAAGAGTATGTGCGGGAGAGTTTT TCCTTGGTGCAGGTTCAGCCAGGTGTGGACATCATCCGGACAAACCTGGAATTTCTCCAAGAGCAGTTTAATAGCATTGCTGCTCATGTGCTGCATTGCACAG ATAGTGGATTTGGGGCCCGGTTGCTGGAGTTGTGTAACCAAGGCCTGTTTGAATGCCTGGCCCTGAACCTGCACTGCTTGGGGGGACAGCAGATGGAGCTTGCTGCTGTTATCAATGGCCGAATT CGTCGTATGTCTCGTGGAGTGAATCCCTCCTTGGTGAGCTGGCTGACCACTATGATGGGACTGAGGCTTCAGGTGGTACTGgagcacatgcctgtaggcccCGATGCCATTCTCAGATACGTTCGCAGGGTTGGTGATCCCCCCCAG CCACTTCCTGAGGAGCCAATGGAAGTTCAGGGAGCAGAAAGAGCTTCCCCTGAGCCTCAG CGGGAGAAtgcttccccagcccctggaacAACAGCAGAAGAGGCCATGTCCCGAGGTCCACCTCCTGCTCCTGAGGGGGGCTCCCGGGATGAACAGGATGGAGCTTCAGCTGAGACAGAACCTTGGGCAGCTGCAGTCCCCCCA GAATGGGTCCCTATTATCCAGCAGGACATTCAGAGCCAGCGGAAGGTGAAACCACAGCCCCCCCTGAGTGATGCCTACCTCAGTGGTATGCCTGCCAAGAGACGCAAG CTCCGGTCTGATATACAAAAACGACTGCAGGAAGACCCCAACTACAGTCCCCAGCGCTTCCCCAATGCCCAGCGGGCCTTTGCTGAAGATCCTTAG
- the BAG6 gene encoding large proline-rich protein BAG6 isoform X3 — MEPNDSTSTAVEEPDSLEVLVKTLDSQTRTFIVGAQMNVKEFKEHIAASVSIPSEKQRLIYQGRVLQDDKKLQEYNVGGKVIHLVERAPPQTQLPSGASSGTGSASATHGGGPPPGTRGPGASVHDRNANSYVMVGTFNLPSDGSAVDVHINMEQAPIQSEPRVRLVMAQHMIRDIQTLLSRMECRGGPQPQHSQPPPQPPAVTSEPVALSSQTSEPVESEAPPREPMEAEEVEERAPAQNPELTPGPAPAGPTPAPETNAPNHPSPAEYVEVLQELQRLESRLQPFLQRYYEVLGAAATTDYNNNHEGREEDQRLINLVGESLRLLGNTFVALSDLRCNLACAPPRHLHVVRPMSHYTTPMVLQQAAIPIQINVGTTVTMTGNGARPPPTPNAEAPPPGPGQASSVAPSSTNVESSAEGAPPPGPAPPPATSHPRVIRISHQSVEPVVMMHMNIQDSGTQPGGVPSAPTGPLGPPGHGQTVGQQVPGFPTAPTRVVIARPTPPQARPSHPGGPPVSGTLQGAGLGTNASLAQMVSGLVGQLLMQPVLVAQGTPGMAPPPAPATASASAGTTNTATTAGPAPGGPAQPPPAPQPSTADLQFSQLLGNLLGPAGPGAGGPGVASPTITVAMPGVPAFLQGMTDFLQATQTAPPPPPPPPPPPPAPEQQTMPPPGSPSGGAGSPGGLGLESLSPEFFTSVVQGVLSSLLGSLGARAGSSESIAAFIQRLSGSSNIFEPGADGALGFFGALLSLLCQNFSMVDVVMLLHGHFQPLQRLQPQLRSFFHQHYLGGQEPTPSNIRMATHTLITGLEEYVRESFSLVQVQPGVDIIRTNLEFLQEQFNSIAAHVLHCTDSGFGARLLELCNQGLFECLALNLHCLGGQQMELAAVINGRIRRMSRGVNPSLVSWLTTMMGLRLQVVLEHMPVGPDAILRYVRRVGDPPQPLPEEPMEVQGAERASPEPQRENASPAPGTTAEEAMSRGPPPAPEGGSRDEQDGASAETEPWAAAVPPEWVPIIQQDIQSQRKVKPQPPLSDAYLSGMPAKRRKTMQGEGPQLLLSEAVSRAAKAAGARPLTSPESLSRDLEAPEVQESYRQQLRSDIQKRLQEDPNYSPQRFPNAQRAFAEDP; from the exons ATGGAGCCTAATGATAGTACCAGTACCGCTGTGGAGGAGCCTGACAGCTTGGAGGTGTTGGTGAAGACCCTGGACTCTCAAACTCGGACCTTTATTGTGGGGGCCCAG ATGAATGTAAAAGAGTTTAAGGAGCACATTGCTGCCTCTGTCAGCATCCCATCTGAAAAACAACGGCTCATTTACCAGGGACGAGTTCTGCAAGATGATAAGAAGCTTCAGGAATACA ATGTCGGGGGAAAGGTTATCCACCTGGTGGAACGGGCTCCTCCTCAGACTCAGCTCCCTTCTGGGGCGTCTTCTGGGACGGGGTCTGCCTCAGCCACTCATGGTGGGGGACCCCCGCCTGGTACTCGGGGGCCTGGGGCCTCTGTTCATGACCGGAATGCCAACAGCTATGTCATGGTTGGAACCTTCAATCTTCCT AGTGACGGCTCTGCTGTGGATGTTCACATCAACATGGAACAGGCCCCGATTCAG AGTGAGCCCCGGGTACGGCTGGTGATGGCTCAGCACATGATCAGGGATATACAGACCTTACTATCCCGGATGGAG TGTCGAGGAGGGCCCCAACCGCAGCACAGTCAGCCGCCCCCGCAGCCACCGGCCGTGACCTCGGAGCCAGTAGCCTTGAGCTCTCAAACATCAGAACCAGTTGAAAGTGAAGCACCTCCCCGGGAGCCCATGGAGGCAGAAGAAGTGGAGGAGCGTGCCCCAGCCCAGAACCCGGAGCTCACTCCTGGCCCAGCCCCAGCGGGCCCAACACCTGCCCCGGAAACAAACGCACCCAA CCATCCTTCACCTGCGGAGTATGTTGAGGTGCTCCAGGAGCTACAGCGGCTGGAGAGTCGCCTCCAGCCCTTCTTGCAGCGCTACTACGAGGTTCTGGGTGCTGCTGCCACCACGGACTACAATAACAAT CACGAGGGCCGGGAGGAGGATCAGCGGTTGATCAACTTGGTAGGGGAGAGCCTGCGACTGCTGGGCAACACCTTTGTTGCACTGTCTGACCTGCGCTGCAATCTGGCCTGCGCGCCCCCACGACACCTGCATGTGGTCCGGCCTATGTCTCACTACACCACCCCCATGGTGCTCCAGCAGGCAGCCATTCCCATACAG ATCAATGTGGGAACCACTGTGACCATGACGGGAAATGGGGCTCGGCCCCCGCCAACTCCCAATGCGGAGGCACCTCCCCCTGGTCCTGGGCAGGCCTCATCCGTGGCTCCGTCTTCTACCAATGTCGAGTCCTCAGCTGAGGGGGCTCCCCCGCCAGGTCCAGCTCCCCCACCAGCCACCAGCCACCCGAGGGTCATCCGGATTTCCCACCAGAGTGTGGAACCCGTGGTCATGATGCACATGAACATTCAAG ATTCTGGCACACAGCCTGGTGGTGTTCCGAGTGCTCCCACTGGCCCCCTGGGACCCCCTGGTCATGGCCAAACCGTGG GACAGCAGGTGCCAGGCTTCCCAACAGCTCCAACCCGGGTGGTCATTGCCCGGCCCACTCCTCCACAGGCTCGGCCTTCCCATCCTGGAGGGCCCCCAGTCTCTGGGACACTG CAGGGCGCCGGTCTGGGTACCAATGCCTCGTTGGCCCAGATGGTGAGCGGCCTTGTGGGGCAGCTTCTTATGCAGCCAGTCCTTGTGG CTCAGGGGACCCCAGGTATGGCTCCACCGCCAGCCCCGGCCACTGCTTCTGCCAGTGCTGGCACCACCAACACAGCTACCACAGCTGGCCCCGCTCCTGGGGGGCCTGCCCAGCCTCCACCCGCCCCTCAACCCTCCACGGCTGATCTTCAATTCTCTCAGCTTCTGGGGAACCTGCTAGGGCCTGCAGGGCCGGGGGCTGGAGGGCCTGGTGTGGCTTCTCCCACCATCACTGTGGCGATGCCTGGTGTCCCTGCCTTTCTCCAGGGCATGACTGACTTCTTGCAG GCAACACAGACAgcccctccaccacccccacctcctccacccccaccacctgcCCCAGAGCAGCAGACCATGCCCCCACCAGGCTCCCCTTCTGGTGGCGCAGGGAGTCCTGGAGGCCTGGGTCTTGAGAGCCTGTCACCTGAGTTTTTTACTTCAGTGGTGCAGGGTGTGCTGAGCTCCCTGCTGGGCTCCTTGGGGGCTCGGGCTGGCAGCAGTGAAAGTATTGCTGCCTTCATACAACGCCTCAGTGGATCCAGCAACATCTTTGAGCCTGGAGCTGATGGGGCCCTTG GATTCTTTGGGGCCCTGCTCTCTCTTCTGTGCCAGAACTTCTCTATGGTGGACGTAGTGATGCTTCTCCATGGGCACTTCCAGCCACTACAACGGCTCCAGCCCCAGCTGCGATCCTTCTTCCACCAGCACTACCTGGGTGGTCAGGAACCCACACCCAGTAACATCCGG ATGGCAACCCACACACTGATCACGGGGCTAGAAGAGTATGTGCGGGAGAGTTTT TCCTTGGTGCAGGTTCAGCCAGGTGTGGACATCATCCGGACAAACCTGGAATTTCTCCAAGAGCAGTTTAATAGCATTGCTGCTCATGTGCTGCATTGCACAG ATAGTGGATTTGGGGCCCGGTTGCTGGAGTTGTGTAACCAAGGCCTGTTTGAATGCCTGGCCCTGAACCTGCACTGCTTGGGGGGACAGCAGATGGAGCTTGCTGCTGTTATCAATGGCCGAATT CGTCGTATGTCTCGTGGAGTGAATCCCTCCTTGGTGAGCTGGCTGACCACTATGATGGGACTGAGGCTTCAGGTGGTACTGgagcacatgcctgtaggcccCGATGCCATTCTCAGATACGTTCGCAGGGTTGGTGATCCCCCCCAG CCACTTCCTGAGGAGCCAATGGAAGTTCAGGGAGCAGAAAGAGCTTCCCCTGAGCCTCAG CGGGAGAAtgcttccccagcccctggaacAACAGCAGAAGAGGCCATGTCCCGAGGTCCACCTCCTGCTCCTGAGGGGGGCTCCCGGGATGAACAGGATGGAGCTTCAGCTGAGACAGAACCTTGGGCAGCTGCAGTCCCCCCA GAATGGGTCCCTATTATCCAGCAGGACATTCAGAGCCAGCGGAAGGTGAAACCACAGCCCCCCCTGAGTGATGCCTACCTCAGTGGTATGCCTGCCAAGAGACGCAAG ACGATGCAGGGTGAGGGCCCCCAGCTGCTTCTCTCAGAGGCTGTGAGCCGGGCAGCTAAGGCGGCCGGAGCTCGGCCCCTGACGAGCCCCGAGAGCCTGAGCCGGGACCTGGAGGCACCAGAGGTTCAGGAGAGCTACAGGCAGCAG CTCCGGTCTGATATACAAAAACGACTGCAGGAAGACCCCAACTACAGTCCCCAGCGCTTCCCCAATGCCCAGCGGGCCTTTGCTGAAGATCCTTAG